The following coding sequences lie in one Verrucomicrobiia bacterium genomic window:
- a CDS encoding glycosyltransferase family 9 protein — protein MKILILKPSSLGDVVQAIPVLRHIKRHLPASQIFWWIETRLAPLLEGDPDLAGVVRFDRRRWAAPGNWRDLWTSVQWTRRQGFDWVIDLQCLLRSGVFAWLANGALTVGLDEPREGARGFYDAVATRPSFHTHAVDWYLRVLPLLGVPRAPAFEWLPPRPEHAAAIRQKWPIDAARWILIQPGARWLNKRWPAESFARLLRRLAELPSEFRFAVLGGPEDMPLGELLSSASPQRCLDLTGRLSLGEMVEWIRRGELIVTNDTGPMHVAAALQRPVVALFGPTEPRRTGPYGQLDHVLQLRLSCVPCMKSRCHYFKPFECLRALSPEAVLKAVEMRLQ, from the coding sequence GTGAAAATCCTCATTCTCAAACCCAGTTCGCTGGGTGACGTGGTGCAGGCTATCCCAGTGCTGCGCCATATTAAACGCCACTTGCCCGCCAGCCAAATCTTCTGGTGGATCGAAACTCGCCTGGCCCCGTTGCTCGAAGGAGACCCCGATCTGGCCGGGGTGGTCCGGTTTGATCGCCGACGGTGGGCTGCGCCGGGCAATTGGCGCGACCTCTGGACCAGCGTCCAATGGACGCGCCGCCAGGGCTTTGACTGGGTCATTGACCTGCAATGCCTCTTACGCAGCGGGGTCTTCGCCTGGCTCGCCAACGGCGCTCTCACCGTCGGTCTGGATGAACCCCGCGAGGGCGCGCGTGGGTTCTATGATGCCGTCGCCACCCGCCCTTCCTTTCATACGCACGCCGTCGATTGGTACTTGAGGGTGCTTCCGCTGCTGGGAGTCCCAAGGGCCCCGGCCTTCGAATGGCTGCCGCCTCGGCCCGAACACGCCGCTGCTATCCGCCAGAAATGGCCAATCGATGCTGCCCGCTGGATACTCATTCAGCCGGGCGCCCGCTGGCTTAATAAACGCTGGCCTGCCGAATCGTTTGCCCGGCTATTGCGGCGCCTGGCTGAGTTGCCGTCTGAATTTCGATTCGCCGTTTTGGGTGGGCCCGAGGACATGCCTTTGGGCGAACTGCTCTCGAGCGCCAGCCCGCAACGCTGCCTGGATTTGACCGGCCGCCTTTCGCTGGGCGAAATGGTCGAGTGGATACGGCGTGGCGAACTCATCGTGACCAATGACACCGGCCCGATGCACGTGGCCGCCGCTTTACAGCGGCCAGTGGTGGCCTTGTTTGGACCGACAGAACCGCGCCGAACAGGGCCTTATGGGCAGCTCGACCATGTCTTGCAATTGCGGTTGTCCTGTGTCCCTTGCATGAAATCACGCTGCCATTATTTCAAACCATTCGAATGTCTCCGCGCTTTGAGCCCTGAAGCGGTGCTGAAAGCCGTTGAGATGCGGCTTCAGTAA
- a CDS encoding family 16 glycoside hydrolase codes for MGLGLNCLMALLALPVLGAEQTIDFGSLNEGQTPPGFRSAVTGQGKPGDWRIVMDDVPPLMARLSPGGRGATKRAVLAQLARDTTDEHFPLLIFEDETFGDFKLTTSFKIVDGRFEEMAGIAFRVQDERNYYVVRASSLGNNFRFYKVLNGSRGPLVGPQLSIPPGGWHQLTIECHGSDIACSLDGKQLISVSDKANPLTSGKIAFWTKSDSVSYFGDTKIVYTPLQPPAVALVRKALKKYNRLLALKIYVPGKEPRTTRVVASQDEKELGQPGSHTEMEVIARGETYYGKENGVVSVIAPLRDRNGDAIAAVRVTMKSFPGQTEANAIVRATPIVKELQSSIQSLDDLTD; via the coding sequence ATGGGATTGGGATTGAATTGCCTGATGGCCTTGCTGGCGTTGCCGGTGTTGGGCGCAGAACAGACGATTGATTTTGGCTCGTTGAACGAGGGACAAACTCCGCCTGGCTTTCGCAGCGCGGTGACGGGCCAGGGCAAGCCGGGGGATTGGCGGATTGTTATGGATGATGTGCCGCCGCTGATGGCGCGCCTGTCGCCCGGCGGCCGTGGCGCCACCAAACGGGCCGTTCTGGCGCAATTGGCGCGGGACACAACTGATGAGCATTTCCCCTTGCTCATTTTCGAGGACGAAACCTTTGGCGATTTCAAGCTGACCACGAGCTTTAAAATCGTCGATGGCCGCTTCGAGGAGATGGCCGGCATCGCTTTCCGGGTGCAGGACGAGCGGAACTATTACGTGGTGCGGGCCAGTTCGTTGGGAAACAATTTTAGGTTTTACAAGGTGCTCAATGGCAGCCGGGGACCCCTGGTCGGCCCGCAGCTATCGATCCCGCCCGGGGGGTGGCACCAACTCACAATCGAATGCCATGGCAGCGACATCGCCTGTTCACTGGATGGCAAGCAACTCATCTCGGTCAGTGACAAAGCCAATCCGCTCACCAGCGGGAAAATCGCTTTTTGGACCAAATCCGATTCCGTGAGCTATTTTGGCGATACAAAAATCGTTTATACGCCGCTGCAGCCGCCGGCGGTCGCACTGGTCCGCAAGGCGCTAAAGAAATACAACCGGTTGCTTGCGTTGAAGATTTATGTTCCCGGCAAAGAGCCCCGAACGACACGGGTTGTAGCCAGCCAGGATGAGAAGGAGCTGGGCCAGCCAGGGAGCCATACCGAAATGGAAGTCATCGCGCGCGGCGAAACCTACTACGGCAAGGAGAACGGCGTCGTCTCGGTCATCGCGCCGTTACGTGATCGAAATGGAGATGCCATCGCGGCGGTGCGCGTGACGATGAAATCATTTCCAGGACAAACCGAGGCCAATGCTATTGTGCGAGCGACCCCGATTGTGAAGGAACTGCAAAGCAGTATTCAGTCGCTCGATGACCTGACGGATTAG
- a CDS encoding redoxin domain-containing protein — protein MKSICLWLVTGLAMLGRVLAADFQPHTLSLGASAPDFNLPGVDGKNHALKDFAQAKVLVVICTCDHCPTAQYYEERIKQLVTDYQTKGVAVVAIMPNDPKAIRLDELGWTDLSDSFPEMKIRARDRHFNFPYLYDGDAEAVARSYGPAATPHAFVFDQERKLRYAGAIDDSERVQKVQRHYVRDAIDALLAGGEPAVTKTKVIGCSTKWAGKEDSVQAYLQQLADEPVSLSLAYPNTLKELRQNTSGKFRLVNFWATWCAPCVAEFDQFITINRMYRHRDFELVTVSINAPDEKKDVLEFLKKHQASCRNLILSSDQRDPLMDAFDPNWQGEVPYTVLLNPEGKVIYQQTDSIDALALRGVIVSSMNQRKPW, from the coding sequence ATGAAATCAATTTGCCTCTGGCTAGTTACGGGCCTGGCGATGCTCGGACGCGTCCTCGCCGCTGACTTCCAGCCTCATACACTCTCGCTCGGTGCATCCGCCCCTGATTTCAACCTCCCTGGTGTCGATGGCAAAAATCACGCCTTGAAGGACTTCGCACAAGCCAAGGTTCTCGTCGTCATCTGCACGTGCGACCATTGCCCCACCGCCCAGTACTACGAGGAGCGCATAAAACAACTCGTAACAGATTACCAGACCAAGGGCGTTGCGGTAGTCGCCATTATGCCCAACGACCCCAAGGCCATCCGTCTCGATGAACTCGGCTGGACCGACCTCAGCGACTCCTTTCCCGAAATGAAAATCCGCGCCAGAGACCGCCATTTTAATTTCCCCTACCTTTACGATGGCGATGCCGAGGCGGTCGCCCGCTCCTACGGCCCCGCAGCCACACCGCACGCCTTTGTCTTCGACCAGGAACGAAAATTGCGCTATGCCGGCGCCATCGACGACTCCGAAAGAGTACAGAAAGTTCAAAGGCATTATGTCCGCGATGCCATCGATGCCCTGCTCGCCGGAGGCGAACCGGCGGTGACGAAAACCAAAGTCATCGGTTGCTCGACCAAATGGGCCGGCAAAGAAGACTCCGTCCAGGCTTATCTTCAGCAACTAGCGGACGAACCCGTATCGCTTTCTTTGGCATATCCAAATACTCTCAAAGAGTTGCGGCAAAATACCTCCGGCAAGTTCCGCCTGGTGAACTTCTGGGCCACCTGGTGCGCTCCATGCGTTGCCGAATTCGATCAGTTCATCACCATCAACCGGATGTACCGTCATCGCGATTTCGAGTTGGTCACCGTTTCTATCAATGCGCCCGACGAGAAGAAGGACGTGCTCGAATTCCTCAAAAAACACCAGGCCTCATGCCGAAACCTCATTCTCTCCTCTGACCAGCGCGACCCGCTCATGGACGCCTTCGATCCGAACTGGCAGGGCGAAGTCCCTTATACCGTCCTGCTCAATCCCGAGGGCAAGGTGATTTATCAGCAAACCGACAGCATCGATGCGCTCGCGCTGCGGGGGGTGATCGTTTCGTCAATGAACCAGAGAAAGCCCTGGTAA
- the hemE gene encoding uroporphyrinogen decarboxylase, with the protein MKVSAPKSVVLSQPLSGAALPTSKLSHRQRFLEACYCRAVDCPPIWLMRQAGRALPEYRALKQKHSFIELVQTPELAAEVTLQPIRRFDFDAAILFSDILVVAEGMGQRYEFRDSGGIEMEFLLKSAADIDRLEVEPVTERLQYVARALPLVRSVLGERTALLGFAGSPWTLANFMMEGGGVKEYTKAKALFYSDPKLFSRLMTKLTRAVAAFLQLQIDAGADAVQIFDSLAGGLSEGSFGPASAVWMKQIIGSLEGSAPVIVFAKGAHDNWSQLADTGARVLGVDCNVRLAEVRAGLPCGTAVQGNIDPFLLSTTPEIVAGEAARILRDMGGAPGHIFNLGHGVPPNAKLENIEALVKTVRSFK; encoded by the coding sequence ATGAAAGTCTCGGCGCCTAAATCGGTCGTTTTATCGCAGCCCCTCAGCGGAGCCGCGTTGCCGACGTCAAAGTTGAGCCATCGCCAGCGTTTCCTGGAGGCCTGCTATTGCCGGGCGGTCGATTGCCCCCCTATCTGGCTGATGCGCCAGGCTGGCCGGGCGCTTCCCGAGTATCGCGCTCTCAAGCAGAAGCATTCATTTATTGAATTGGTGCAAACCCCGGAATTGGCCGCCGAGGTCACCTTGCAACCCATTCGGCGGTTTGATTTCGACGCGGCCATCTTGTTCAGCGACATCCTGGTAGTGGCCGAAGGCATGGGGCAGCGGTATGAGTTTCGCGACAGCGGCGGTATTGAAATGGAGTTTTTGCTCAAATCAGCAGCGGACATCGATCGGTTGGAGGTCGAGCCCGTGACTGAGCGGCTGCAATACGTTGCCAGGGCACTGCCTTTGGTCAGGTCTGTTTTGGGAGAGCGGACCGCCCTTCTTGGTTTTGCCGGCTCACCCTGGACGCTGGCCAACTTCATGATGGAAGGCGGCGGCGTGAAGGAATACACAAAGGCCAAAGCCCTCTTTTATTCCGACCCAAAGCTCTTTTCGCGCCTGATGACCAAACTCACGCGCGCCGTGGCGGCCTTTCTCCAACTCCAAATTGACGCCGGCGCCGATGCGGTCCAGATTTTTGACAGCCTCGCCGGGGGGCTGTCGGAAGGCAGTTTCGGGCCCGCTTCCGCGGTTTGGATGAAGCAGATCATCGGTTCGTTGGAAGGGAGCGCGCCGGTCATCGTTTTTGCAAAAGGCGCTCATGACAACTGGTCGCAACTGGCGGATACCGGCGCTCGGGTTTTGGGTGTAGATTGCAATGTGCGCCTGGCCGAAGTGCGGGCCGGTTTGCCCTGTGGAACTGCTGTGCAGGGCAACATTGATCCGTTCCTGCTCAGCACCACGCCGGAGATTGTAGCCGGCGAAGCTGCCCGAATCCTGCGCGACATGGGCGGCGCCCCGGGGCACATTTTTAATCTCGGCCATGGTGTGCCGCCAAATGCGAAGCTGGAGAACATCGAGGCCCTGGTGAAGACGGTGAGAAGTTTCAAATGA
- the hemN gene encoding oxygen-independent coproporphyrinogen III oxidase, with protein MSTLKVDLDLVKKYNVAGPRYTSYPPATRFSDTLTWPELAERILENNRAERDLSLYFHIPFCETLCWYCGCTTVITLNHGQAGTFLDAVEKEVAQMATLLNPRRKVVQLHWGGGSPTFLQPDEIRRLGEIIHRQFTFSDDLEAGVEIDPRRLTRDHIAALREVGFNRASLGVQDFDPVVQESVHRIQPQAITEQVLRWTRELGFNSINFDLIYGLPHQTVESFNRTLDIVLSLEPDRLAVFSYAHVPWVKPAQKILEQKVLPTPEVKLQLLKTVIERLTENNRYVYIGMDHFARPSDELAVAQNRKQLQRNFQGYSTRAGADIYGFGMSSISQIPDVYWQNEKDLPKYYGALDARRVPLSRGYLMTEEDKLRREVIMRVMCDLSLDYAAMSQRLGIDFASTFEREIESLAAFEADGLVRRSPSGMEVTDTGRLFIRNIAMSFDNTLAPVSERKHSRTI; from the coding sequence ATGAGCACGCTGAAAGTCGATCTCGATTTGGTCAAGAAGTACAATGTAGCAGGCCCGCGCTACACTTCTTATCCCCCGGCGACACGCTTCAGCGACACGCTAACCTGGCCGGAGTTGGCGGAAAGAATTCTCGAAAACAACCGCGCCGAGCGAGACTTGTCACTCTACTTTCATATTCCCTTCTGCGAGACCCTCTGCTGGTATTGCGGTTGCACGACGGTCATCACGCTGAACCACGGCCAGGCCGGCACGTTCCTGGATGCCGTGGAAAAGGAGGTCGCTCAGATGGCCACCCTCCTGAACCCGCGCCGCAAAGTTGTCCAATTGCATTGGGGCGGCGGCTCGCCCACCTTCCTCCAGCCCGACGAGATTCGGCGTCTGGGCGAAATCATCCACCGCCAGTTCACTTTCTCCGACGACCTGGAAGCCGGTGTCGAGATCGATCCCCGCCGGCTCACCCGCGACCACATCGCCGCCCTGCGCGAGGTTGGCTTTAATCGCGCCTCATTGGGTGTGCAGGACTTCGACCCGGTCGTCCAGGAATCGGTGCATCGTATCCAGCCACAGGCCATTACCGAACAAGTGCTCCGGTGGACTCGTGAGCTGGGATTCAATTCAATAAATTTTGACCTTATCTATGGACTGCCCCACCAGACGGTCGAATCCTTTAACCGCACGCTGGACATTGTCCTTTCTCTCGAACCCGACCGCCTGGCCGTCTTCAGTTACGCGCACGTGCCGTGGGTGAAGCCGGCGCAAAAGATACTGGAACAGAAAGTCCTGCCAACGCCTGAGGTGAAATTGCAACTGCTCAAAACGGTAATCGAGCGGCTGACCGAAAATAATCGCTATGTCTATATTGGCATGGACCATTTTGCGCGCCCAAGCGACGAATTGGCCGTCGCGCAAAACCGCAAGCAACTTCAGAGGAATTTCCAGGGCTATAGCACCCGCGCCGGCGCCGACATCTACGGCTTTGGCATGTCCTCCATTTCACAGATACCGGATGTCTATTGGCAAAACGAAAAGGACCTTCCGAAATATTACGGCGCCCTGGATGCGCGCCGGGTGCCACTGAGCCGCGGCTATCTAATGACAGAGGAAGACAAACTCCGTCGCGAGGTCATCATGCGCGTCATGTGCGACCTTTCCCTCGATTACGCCGCGATGTCACAACGGCTCGGCATCGATTTCGCATCCACTTTCGAGCGGGAAATCGAGTCGCTGGCCGCCTTCGAGGCCGATGGCCTGGTGCGCCGCTCACCCAGCGGCATGGAAGTCACCGATACCGGACGGCTCTTTATCCGGAACATCGCGATGAGCTTCGATAATACCTTGGCGCCGGTTTCCGAACGCAAGCATTCAAGGACCATTTGA
- the hemG gene encoding protoporphyrinogen oxidase, with product MKPIAIIGAGITGLTAAFYLQRKGLPVVVYEAFGRVGGVIQSLRAEGYLAEFGPNTILETSPKIGQLVRDAGLESRRLEPASEAQARYLVRYKRPIAMPGSPLGFFTTKLFTSTAKLALLREPFVPPRRDGPEESIAEFVLRRLGREFLDYAIDALVAGVYAGDPYKLSLPQAFPKLAQLEVRYGSLIKGQILGARERKKRGEIAKDRAPKFSFDEGLQVLPETLRERLGPAVRMETAVTGLCRMNGGWVLESMEAGRPARAEHSAVIYAGTAYKLAQLQIKIEAPLSFASFSEIRYPPVASVVLGFRREDVAHPCEGFGMLIPRAEGFKILGTIFSSSLFPNRAPRGHLTLTSYVGGERFPELASLPSEKLITLTCEDLRVLLGVRGPPTFQHSVYYPKAIPQYNLGYGRYRELMNQVETQAPGLFFAGHYRDGVSLSDSIVSGCNVAERVDAFGRNVSSARQAKVSAAA from the coding sequence TTGAAGCCGATTGCCATCATCGGTGCCGGCATTACCGGGCTCACAGCAGCCTTTTATCTCCAACGCAAGGGCCTGCCGGTGGTCGTTTATGAGGCCTTCGGACGCGTCGGAGGCGTGATTCAGTCCCTGCGGGCGGAAGGTTACCTGGCCGAGTTCGGTCCCAACACGATTCTTGAGACATCGCCCAAAATCGGCCAACTGGTTCGCGATGCGGGCCTGGAAAGCCGCCGGCTCGAGCCCGCGTCTGAAGCCCAGGCCCGCTATCTGGTGCGCTACAAGCGCCCGATTGCCATGCCCGGCTCGCCTCTGGGCTTCTTCACAACAAAACTCTTTACCTCTACCGCCAAGCTTGCCCTATTGCGCGAGCCTTTTGTGCCTCCGCGGCGCGACGGCCCCGAGGAAAGCATCGCCGAATTTGTCCTGCGCCGCCTTGGCCGGGAATTTCTGGATTACGCCATCGACGCCCTGGTGGCCGGGGTGTATGCCGGCGACCCCTATAAGCTCTCGCTGCCTCAAGCATTTCCCAAACTCGCGCAGTTGGAGGTCAGGTACGGTTCGCTCATCAAAGGACAAATCCTCGGCGCCCGAGAACGCAAGAAGCGCGGAGAAATCGCCAAAGACCGCGCCCCGAAGTTTTCCTTTGATGAAGGGTTGCAGGTGCTCCCTGAGACGTTGCGCGAACGGCTTGGTCCGGCAGTCCGGATGGAAACGGCAGTGACTGGCCTGTGTCGAATGAACGGCGGCTGGGTGCTCGAATCAATGGAGGCGGGGCGGCCCGCTCGAGCTGAGCATAGCGCCGTGATCTACGCCGGCACTGCCTACAAGCTGGCCCAATTGCAGATTAAGATCGAGGCGCCGTTGAGCTTCGCGAGTTTTTCAGAAATCCGGTACCCGCCCGTCGCCAGCGTGGTTCTTGGGTTTAGGAGGGAAGATGTCGCCCATCCGTGCGAAGGGTTCGGCATGCTCATTCCGCGCGCGGAAGGATTCAAAATTCTCGGCACGATCTTTTCCTCATCCCTGTTCCCGAACCGCGCGCCGCGCGGGCATCTGACGCTGACCAGCTATGTGGGCGGGGAACGATTTCCCGAGCTGGCCTCGCTGCCGTCGGAAAAATTGATCACCCTGACCTGTGAAGACCTTCGCGTATTGCTTGGGGTCCGGGGCCCTCCGACCTTTCAGCATTCGGTTTACTATCCGAAAGCCATCCCCCAGTACAACCTGGGTTATGGCCGCTATCGTGAGTTGATGAACCAAGTGGAAACGCAGGCCCCAGGCCTGTTCTTCGCCGGCCATTATCGAGATGGCGTGTCGTTGAGCGATTCAATTGTTTCCGGCTGCAACGTCGCCGAACGGGTCGATGCCTTTGGCCGCAATGTGTCGTCCGCACGGCAAGCCAAGGTTAGCGCCGCTGCATGA
- the hemH gene encoding ferrochelatase, translating to MSQGVLLVNLGSPDSPSVPDVRRYLREFLMDGRVLDVNWFARFCIVHFAILPSRPAQSAHAYRSIWTPEGSPLIVRSRKLQRLLQDKVPIPVELAMRYQNPSIREAIQKLNQRGVDDVLLIPLFPHYAMSSYETAVVRVKEVAAKMAPQMQIKVQPPYYDQPDYITALVANANDFLTPGYDHLLFSFHGIPERQIRKSDPTGSHCLTVPNCCDAASPAHATCYRAQCFETASAFAAKAVLPKDKFSVSFQSRLGRYPWLRPYTDHELIRLAQAGVKRLAVICPSFVSDCLETLEEIGIRGRASFLESGGTELRFIPCLNEHPLWVEALRKMVVEALNH from the coding sequence ATGAGCCAAGGCGTGCTGCTTGTCAACTTAGGCTCGCCGGATTCTCCCTCGGTGCCGGACGTGCGCCGCTACCTGCGCGAATTCCTGATGGATGGCCGGGTGCTGGATGTGAACTGGTTCGCGCGCTTTTGCATCGTTCATTTCGCAATTCTTCCCTCGCGTCCGGCGCAATCGGCGCACGCATATCGCTCGATATGGACGCCGGAAGGCTCGCCCCTGATTGTGCGCAGCCGCAAGCTGCAGCGCCTGTTGCAGGACAAAGTGCCTATCCCTGTTGAACTGGCGATGCGGTACCAGAACCCATCCATTCGTGAGGCGATTCAGAAATTAAACCAGAGAGGCGTGGACGATGTCCTGTTAATCCCGCTCTTTCCGCACTATGCGATGTCGAGTTATGAAACTGCCGTGGTCCGCGTCAAGGAAGTGGCTGCCAAAATGGCGCCGCAGATGCAGATAAAGGTCCAACCGCCTTACTATGATCAGCCTGACTACATCACCGCGCTGGTTGCGAATGCGAATGACTTTTTAACGCCGGGTTACGATCACCTGTTGTTCAGTTTCCATGGCATTCCCGAGCGCCAAATCCGCAAGTCAGACCCGACGGGCTCCCATTGCCTTACAGTGCCGAACTGTTGCGACGCAGCCAGTCCGGCGCACGCGACTTGTTACCGGGCGCAATGCTTCGAAACTGCATCTGCTTTTGCCGCCAAGGCCGTTTTGCCCAAGGACAAATTCTCCGTCTCATTTCAATCGCGTTTGGGCCGTTACCCCTGGTTGAGGCCTTACACCGATCATGAACTGATCCGGCTGGCTCAGGCTGGTGTGAAAAGGCTGGCGGTCATCTGTCCCTCTTTTGTCTCCGATTGCCTCGAGACTCTCGAAGAAATCGGCATCCGTGGGCGCGCGAGTTTCTTAGAATCGGGCGGAACTGAATTGAGATTCATCCCCTGTCTGAACGAGCACCCGCTTTGGGTCGAGGCCCTGAGAAAAATGGTTGTAGAAGCTCTTAACCACTAG
- a CDS encoding FeoA family protein: protein MNWNTATQAGPSDEARCQVCPLSRVKAGVAVRIRRLCAAPELQNRLRELGFCEDQIIHLLTSRTNFICQVCNTRLAISEQLAQIILVEPLKVSTCCAGT from the coding sequence ATGAATTGGAACACCGCAACGCAAGCCGGACCGAGCGACGAAGCACGATGCCAGGTATGTCCTTTGAGCCGCGTCAAGGCGGGGGTAGCGGTGCGCATCCGGCGGCTTTGCGCTGCGCCTGAGCTTCAGAACCGATTGCGGGAACTGGGCTTTTGCGAAGATCAGATCATCCATTTGCTGACGAGCCGCACCAATTTCATCTGCCAGGTCTGCAATACGCGCTTGGCCATTAGCGAGCAACTGGCCCAAATCATTTTGGTTGAGCCCCTGAAAGTCTCAACCTGCTGCGCTGGCACTTAA
- a CDS encoding ASKHA domain-containing protein, whose amino-acid sequence MNGLQVELLPLGVLARIERGAPLQDLLFGYGVEFPCGGQGRCKGCRIKVLAGSLPITPEDKERLTPGELGAGWRLACRARPQNDIKLDLAQWEAPILTDDSAFQFKPGEGRGIAIDLGTTTIAAQLLDLETGRVLAVRTGLNAQAKHGADIMSRIEFGIGPNGGLTLQKVVRDQLRIMIQELLRAATQPRSTVKPTGPPNDRRSDIPEPLRHVVIVGNTAMHHLFCGLSVEPLSCVPFEPTSPGLQAFSAAELGWELPGYPVVRFLPCLGGFVGSDILAGLLATGLPESNSLNALIDLGTNGEIVVGNSERLLCASTAAGPAFEGARISMGMRAANGAISEVRAEGGKLVCRTLGAGRARGLCGSGLVDAVAAGLDLGLIRPNGRLSQGTTLTLTPFVSLTQADIRELQLAKAAIAAGLRLLLEQWGSTFEQLEQVYLAGAFGNYINHTSAARIGLLNFPLEKVRPAGNTALLGAKIALFSLAENGGAYEPLLKKIHHVSLNEDARFQDAFVQEMGFP is encoded by the coding sequence GTGAACGGCCTCCAAGTCGAGTTGCTCCCGCTGGGCGTCTTAGCGCGCATCGAGCGGGGCGCGCCGCTCCAGGACCTTTTGTTCGGCTATGGCGTCGAGTTTCCGTGCGGCGGCCAAGGCCGTTGCAAAGGGTGCCGCATCAAAGTGCTCGCCGGCTCGCTGCCAATCACCCCTGAAGATAAAGAAAGACTCACACCAGGCGAACTGGGCGCAGGCTGGCGCCTGGCCTGCCGGGCGCGGCCACAGAACGATATCAAGCTCGACCTGGCCCAGTGGGAGGCCCCTATCCTGACGGATGATTCTGCCTTCCAGTTCAAGCCGGGCGAAGGCAGGGGCATCGCAATTGACCTGGGCACGACGACCATCGCCGCGCAGTTGCTCGACTTGGAAACGGGCCGTGTCCTGGCCGTTCGAACCGGGTTAAACGCCCAGGCCAAACACGGCGCAGATATTATGAGCCGCATCGAATTTGGCATTGGGCCAAATGGAGGGCTGACACTACAGAAGGTGGTCCGCGACCAATTGCGCATTATGATCCAGGAGTTGCTCAGAGCTGCAACGCAGCCTCGCTCGACTGTAAAGCCGACAGGCCCTCCAAACGACCGGCGCTCCGATATTCCTGAACCGCTTCGCCACGTGGTGATTGTCGGCAACACGGCCATGCACCACTTGTTCTGCGGCCTCTCAGTCGAACCGCTCTCATGCGTCCCGTTCGAACCAACATCACCGGGTTTGCAAGCGTTCTCCGCCGCAGAGCTGGGCTGGGAGTTGCCTGGATACCCGGTCGTCCGTTTTTTACCGTGCCTGGGCGGATTTGTCGGCAGCGACATTCTGGCCGGACTGCTGGCAACCGGCCTACCGGAAAGCAACTCGCTCAACGCATTAATTGATTTAGGCACTAACGGCGAAATAGTTGTCGGCAATTCCGAACGCCTGCTCTGCGCCTCGACGGCGGCTGGGCCGGCATTCGAGGGGGCCCGTATTTCTATGGGCATGCGCGCCGCCAATGGCGCTATCTCTGAAGTGCGCGCTGAGGGTGGGAAACTGGTTTGCCGCACGCTGGGAGCCGGCCGCGCCCGTGGCCTCTGCGGCAGCGGGCTTGTCGATGCCGTCGCCGCAGGGCTCGATCTGGGACTGATTCGCCCCAATGGCCGGCTCTCCCAGGGAACCACTCTCACGCTCACACCCTTCGTCTCGCTCACCCAGGCGGACATCCGCGAGCTGCAACTGGCCAAGGCGGCCATTGCCGCCGGTCTGCGCCTTCTGCTCGAGCAGTGGGGCTCGACCTTTGAACAACTGGAACAGGTTTATTTGGCCGGGGCTTTTGGCAATTATATTAATCACACCTCCGCAGCGCGCATTGGCCTGCTGAATTTTCCACTCGAAAAGGTCCGCCCTGCCGGAAATACCGCTTTGCTCGGGGCTAAAATTGCCCTGTTCAGCCTCGCCGAAAATGGCGGCGCCTATGAGCCGCTGCTGAAGAAGATTCATCATGTTTCCTTGAACGAAGACGCCCGCTTCCAGGATGCGTTTGTGCAGGAGATGGGATTCCCCTAG